In Streptomyces venezuelae, the sequence GCGCGCTCGTCGCGAAGGCCTCCGTCCCGGACCTGTCGGCGTACGGGCTCCCGCGCCCGGCCACCGGCCTGTACAGCAGGGTCAAGCAGGGGTCGATACCGGTTCAGGACGTCGGCCTGATCGACGCGGTCCGCAGCGGCAGGGTCGAACCGGTGGCGGCCGTCCAGGCCTTCGACGGCGCCGAGGTGGTGCTCGCGGACGGTTCGCGGATCGCTCCGGACGCGGTGATCGCGGCGACCGGTTACCGCCGGGCCCTGGAGGGGCTGGTCGGCCACCTGGGGGTGCTCGACGAGCGCGGCCGGCCGCGCACGCACGGCGCCCGCGCCGCCGCGGGGGCCGACGGCCTGTACTTCACCGGCTTCACCAACCCCATCAGCGGCATGTTCCGCGAGATGGCGATGGACGCGGAGAAGATCGCCAGGGCCATTGCCCGCCGCGCCGCCGAGGGGGCGCGGTGAGCAACTCCGACGCCGCCGCGGTCCTGACGACACCGGACCTGGCGCAGGCGCTGCGCGCCGTGCGCACCCTGCTGGACATCGCGGACACCACGGGCGGGGAGGTCGACTTCGAGGCGGTGATCCGGTCGCCGGAGGTTCTGGCCCGTGTGCGCGAGGTACTGCCCGCCCTGAAGTGGTCGGCCGCGGCCGGAGGGGAGCACGGCTCGTCGGACGCCGGCGACGACCCGGTGCGGTGCCTTCCGGTCTCGGTCTTCGACTGGTGCCACCCGCTCGATCTCGCCGAGCCGTTCGTCGCCGCGCTGGGCCCCGATCCGGCGGCCGTCCGGTTCGATCTGGAGGCGTGGCCCGCGGTGCCCGAGGCCGGACTGGGGCGCGTCTCGCAGAAGTACGCGTACCTCACGCTCTCGGTCAACTCCCGTGACCTCTACCAGTGCGAGCCGTCCGGGGACCACACCGTCCACGTGCACGTGCGGAACGCCGCGCTCGCCGAGGACACCGCGCGCATCGGGTGGCTCGCGGACCGGATCGGCGGCCGGTTCGCCGGCCGGGTGGAGTCGGCGCCCCTGTGAGCGGCCGGGCGGCCGGGCAGGGCGCACACGCCCGGTCGGCGCATCGGCCGAATCGCGCCCTGGACCGGTCCCGGCGGGATCTGCCACCGTTCACTTCACCACACCACCTCCACACCTTTCCTGCGCAGCCCTGTTCCTGACGGCACGTCAGTTCAGTAATCTGACTACACGTCAGTTATTGCGTTCCATCGAGGTTCATCGAGCAGGAGTGGGCGGCAACGATGCTTGGATCTACTCACGGCACCCTCACCACCGACTTCCGCGCACGTGTCGAGGCCTGCGGGGAGTCTCCCAGGACCGCCGTCCACTCGTCGGCGCCCCCGTCCGCCGACGACGCGGTCCCCCTGGACGTCAGCGGGCGGCCACTGCACGCCGACGTGCCCGACCTGGACCGGTTCTTCCGCCCCGAGTCCGTGGCCGTCATCGGCGCCTCCGACGCGGAGGGCCGGCCGAACACCGGCATCACCCGCCAGCTCATCGCCTGGGCGGAGCGCGTCGGCGCCCGGATCCACCCCGTGCACCCCACCCGCCCCACCGTCTTCGGGCTGACCTGCCACGCCTCCGTGGCCGACCTGCCCGAACAGGTGGACCTCGCCGTCCTCCTCGTCGCCGACCCGCTCCCCGTCATCGAGGAACTGGCCGAGACCAAGGTCAAGTTCGCGGTCGCGTTCGCCTCCGGCTTCGCCGAGACCGGCGAGAGCGGGGCCGCCGCCCAGGAACGGCTCGGCGCCGCCGTCCGGGACTCCGGCCTGCGCCTGCTGGGCCCCAACACCAACCTCAACGCCTTCGAGGAGTTCCGCCAGGACCTCGAAGGCCCGGCGATCGCCCTCATCACCCAGTCCGGCCACCAGGGCAGGCCCGTCTACACCCTCCAGGAGCTCGGCATCCGGCTCTCCCACTGGGCGCCCACCGGCAACGAGGCGGACCTGGAGACCTCCGACTTCATCTCCTACTTCGCCGAGCAGCCCGAGGTCGGGGCCATCGCCTGCTACGTGGAGGGCCTCAAAGACGGCCGGTCCTTCCTCCTCGCCGCCGACCGGGCCGCCCGCAACGGCGTCCCCGTCGTCGCCGTCAAGGTCGGCCGCACCGAGACCGGCGCCCGTATGGCCGCCTCCCACACCGGGAAGCTGACCGGCGCCGACACCGTCGTGGACGCCGCCATGCGCCAGTTCGGCGTCATCCGCGTCGACGGTCTCGACGAGCTCCAGGACACCGCGGCCCTGCTCGCGCGGGCCCGCAAGCCGAAGGCCGACGGGGTCGTCGTCTACTCCATCTCCGGCGGCACCGGGGCGCACTTCTCCGACCTCGCCACCGAGGCGGGCCTGACCCTGCCCACCCTCTCGCAGGCCAAGCAGGACGAGCTCCACCAGTGGATCCCCGGGTACCTGAACGTCGCCAACCCCGTCGACAACGGCGGCCACCCGGTCGGTGACTGGCGCGGCCGCAAGATCATCGACGCCATCCTCGCCGACCCGTCCGTGGGCGTCCTGATCTGCCCGATCACCGGCCCCTTCCCGCCCATGAGCGACCGGCTCGCCCAGGACCTGGTGGACGCCGCCGAGCAGAGCGACAAGCTGGTCTGCGTGATCTGGGGCTCCCCCGTCGGCACCGAGGACGCCTACCGCACCACCCTCCTCGGCTCCTCCCGCGTGGCCACCTTCCGTACCTTCGGCAACTGCATCACCGCCGTACGGGCCTACCTCGGCCACCACCGCTTCACCTCCGGCTACCGCTCCCCCTTCGAGGACGCACCGCGCACGCCCTCACCCTCGTACCGCAAGGCGCAGGCCCTGATGCGGCCGTCCCAGCAGCT encodes:
- a CDS encoding acetate--CoA ligase family protein, which translates into the protein MLGSTHGTLTTDFRARVEACGESPRTAVHSSAPPSADDAVPLDVSGRPLHADVPDLDRFFRPESVAVIGASDAEGRPNTGITRQLIAWAERVGARIHPVHPTRPTVFGLTCHASVADLPEQVDLAVLLVADPLPVIEELAETKVKFAVAFASGFAETGESGAAAQERLGAAVRDSGLRLLGPNTNLNAFEEFRQDLEGPAIALITQSGHQGRPVYTLQELGIRLSHWAPTGNEADLETSDFISYFAEQPEVGAIACYVEGLKDGRSFLLAADRAARNGVPVVAVKVGRTETGARMAASHTGKLTGADTVVDAAMRQFGVIRVDGLDELQDTAALLARARKPKADGVVVYSISGGTGAHFSDLATEAGLTLPTLSQAKQDELHQWIPGYLNVANPVDNGGHPVGDWRGRKIIDAILADPSVGVLICPITGPFPPMSDRLAQDLVDAAEQSDKLVCVIWGSPVGTEDAYRTTLLGSSRVATFRTFGNCITAVRAYLGHHRFTSGYRSPFEDAPRTPSPSYRKAQALMRPSQQLSEHAAKQLLRAYGIRVPREQLVTSAAAAVRAAGLVGYPVVMKASGPQLGHKTELGLVKIGLTSASQIRDAYRELTDIARYENVPLDGILVCQMVERGVEMVVGVTQDDLFGPTVTVGLGGVLVEVLHDAAVRVPPFGEDQARAMLRELRGHALLEGVRGAPPADVDALVEVVLRIQRMALELGDELSELDINPLMVLPRGQGAVALDALAICR